A stretch of the Agromyces larvae genome encodes the following:
- a CDS encoding Eco57I restriction-modification methylase domain-containing protein has product MTHKASFALRVGHNPDVLTCIANLSSDEVFTPPELANQMLDTLERAWAESNAGASIWADPTVTFLDPFTKSGVFLREITRRLTDGLESQIPDLQQRVDHILTKQVFGIGITRLTALLARRSVYCSKDATGPHSIARSFDRDWGNIWFERTEHTWVGRKRVFRVHPTTGREVSVEQRGTGRCKYCGAGGGYDRADVLETHAYAFIHTDDIKARIAELFGEAMQFDVIIGNPPYQLDDGGYGTSAAPIYQLFVERALELNPRMATFVTPSRWFAGGKGLEAYRRRMLGDHRMRSIVDFPKLYDAFPGVKIRGGISYFLWEREYDGPCTVQTMWDRQALGVPVARYLDAYDVLVRRNEAVPILEKVRARGESTLDARVSSRKPFGLPTNYTGRSTPERMTDPVKLFANQRIDWIERGSLPSNEAWVDGWKVLMTRVQGTSAAIETKFLSKPIVTGPGTACTETYLVAGWFPTRPEAEALAQYLSTRFVRFLVSLRKSTQDAPRAVYAFVPEVPLDRRWTDEQLYERYGLTHEEIAFIESQVAAHDDTLFDEDVDAETD; this is encoded by the coding sequence GTGACCCACAAGGCGTCGTTCGCCCTACGCGTCGGCCACAACCCCGACGTGCTCACCTGTATCGCGAACCTCTCGAGCGACGAAGTGTTCACCCCGCCCGAGCTCGCCAACCAGATGCTCGACACGCTCGAGCGGGCCTGGGCCGAATCGAACGCCGGGGCGAGCATCTGGGCCGATCCGACGGTCACCTTCCTCGATCCGTTCACGAAGTCGGGCGTCTTCCTGCGTGAGATCACTCGCCGACTGACCGACGGGCTCGAATCGCAGATCCCCGACCTGCAGCAGCGCGTCGACCACATCCTCACCAAACAGGTGTTCGGCATCGGCATCACGCGGCTCACCGCACTGCTCGCGCGCCGCAGCGTGTACTGCTCGAAGGATGCCACGGGGCCGCACTCGATCGCGAGGAGCTTCGATCGCGACTGGGGAAACATCTGGTTCGAGCGGACCGAACATACGTGGGTCGGACGCAAGCGCGTCTTCCGCGTGCACCCGACCACCGGTCGTGAGGTTTCGGTGGAACAACGGGGCACCGGGAGATGCAAGTACTGCGGTGCCGGCGGCGGCTACGACCGCGCGGATGTGCTCGAGACCCACGCCTACGCATTCATCCACACCGACGACATCAAGGCTCGCATCGCCGAGCTGTTCGGAGAAGCCATGCAGTTCGACGTCATCATCGGGAACCCGCCATATCAGCTCGATGACGGTGGATACGGCACGAGCGCGGCACCGATCTATCAGCTGTTCGTCGAGAGGGCGCTCGAACTCAACCCGCGGATGGCCACTTTCGTCACGCCGTCTCGATGGTTCGCGGGCGGGAAGGGGCTCGAGGCATATCGACGTCGAATGCTCGGCGACCATCGGATGCGCTCGATAGTCGATTTCCCCAAACTGTACGACGCTTTCCCCGGAGTGAAGATCCGCGGCGGTATCTCGTACTTCCTCTGGGAACGGGAGTACGACGGGCCCTGCACGGTGCAGACGATGTGGGATCGCCAAGCGCTCGGTGTACCGGTCGCGCGCTACCTCGACGCATACGACGTACTCGTTCGTAGAAACGAGGCTGTGCCGATTCTGGAGAAGGTGCGCGCGCGCGGCGAGTCGACTCTCGATGCGCGAGTCTCGAGCCGTAAGCCGTTCGGCCTCCCTACGAACTACACCGGTCGATCGACGCCGGAGAGAATGACCGATCCTGTCAAGCTCTTCGCAAATCAGCGCATCGACTGGATCGAGCGAGGAAGCCTGCCGTCGAACGAAGCGTGGGTCGACGGGTGGAAGGTCCTGATGACTCGAGTCCAGGGCACGAGCGCTGCCATCGAGACCAAGTTCCTGAGTAAGCCGATCGTGACAGGTCCCGGCACCGCGTGCACTGAGACCTACCTCGTAGCGGGTTGGTTTCCGACCAGGCCGGAGGCTGAAGCGCTCGCGCAGTACCTCAGCACACGGTTCGTGCGCTTCCTCGTGTCGCTCCGCAAATCCACCCAGGATGCACCGCGTGCCGTGTACGCCTTCGTACCCGAGGTGCCACTCGATCGCCGCTGGACGGATGAGCAGTTGTACGAACGGTATGGCCTCACGCACGAGGAGATCGCGTTCATCGAGTCTCAGGTGGCAGCACACGACGACACGCTGTTCGACGAGGATGTCGATGCCGAAACCGATTGA
- a CDS encoding SCO7613 C-terminal domain-containing membrane protein, producing the protein MATTWSDLATRYLLSTTACPRCDAALTAKVCGRCGADLDGEAGVAVWRASVAVADALRERDHAIGRLATVELADAPERAARTEAPAGAAEAAGAVGAVGAVGAAAWVAAPGAGPGAAPGAAQPAHPASTTDAAPPARGSAHPSPGGSPVSVSSVLAVAGAALVATAAIVFAFLTPDLGFGVRTTVIAAVTLLFGVGAWLLDRRGAGFSAEALAALAAVFLVLDVQALAEAAPTGTSGWWYAAAGTSVAAAALLGLGWALRLRAWWWSGLVGFALVPALLGFAAGDVLGGPLEPSTRPVWAWAVGLAGAAAAAVAARRTLRRAARRFESPLRGTRVTLDVMQAAATVCVAPLIAIAWLGDARAGALGGSALIAGLALLAGVSGVRGAIRFWSWSAGALAAVAAALAVCALPVPTVWFLAIVPAAAAAVAALAGWVPAGWALVSRAQRSDPNGWLAAGGALRVRGVRAGAMTIALASILPALEGLVATAGSALVALGARSGGLRITQPVRRVGSSTVTGLPADAGLAMLLGVAAVAVGIAALGFAVQRAGEASAAFARGAFATAGWIAAAAATLLTGWTGLLPWGQALVGIAVALVATGLVLARPGRATGGALGNASGAMRAPLTVLAHLALITAAMLSWADPATVVPVGAGLAATLLVVARTLPRGIRPVHLAVAYAYALVLLATALGRAGLDILAVISLTATAASLTALVVTLLPQVGARVWQAVLAVTAVPFVIGVASVLVERSGWTALSTGVTVVLAFALVLTRRPGLHLLVRGAAAALIVPALAVVVVSLGAQLLESSGSPVVLPVVAVIVALALATSAAGQRVVTARGLTPAAAADLRIWFEVATFTTGAIAVVLAYVREAAGLGTAVAVLVVLGFGAAAARVVAGRRYGWWIAAACWTGALWTVWAMLGIDVVEPYTLPPALAAAVVAAVLVARTRRGGALFGWATAVALAPSLLVLAFGAPNTGFGDASSVASSVASSVVVAWRTWALLAAAILLVAVGARLATAGRFGALRTPLLVGGGAAATAGALQAVRWGIGIDALPGWFAGTSGGASVMAPVLALSVVAAALAALAARALRTGVPAEHPLALTRWLSAPALVMLAAGPITAIRREWFAIWTLWALMAVLLVLAVATVARARGARPVLPPFWFTYALAWAVGVAGWSARDLRVEAFSLPLGLAVVAAGVIGLRAAGAAGLRAAGPLASPVRASLNSWPLGFSGSWPLLAPGIVLTLLPSVLATGTDPQLYRPILVIALALVAILVGSSRRLAAPFVLGLAVLPLENIVVFGAQLDRTVGAMPWWITLATAGAVLLAIAAGAERRTSRGGVAARLRELR; encoded by the coding sequence ATGGCGACCACCTGGAGTGACCTCGCGACCCGGTATCTGCTCTCGACCACGGCGTGCCCTCGGTGCGACGCGGCGCTCACCGCGAAGGTGTGCGGCCGGTGCGGGGCCGACCTCGACGGTGAGGCGGGCGTCGCGGTCTGGCGCGCCTCGGTCGCCGTCGCCGACGCATTGCGCGAGCGCGACCACGCGATCGGCAGGCTGGCCACGGTCGAACTCGCGGATGCTCCGGAGCGCGCCGCGCGGACGGAGGCGCCGGCGGGTGCGGCCGAGGCGGCGGGTGCGGTGGGTGCGGTGGGTGCGGTGGGTGCGGCGGCGTGGGTCGCCGCTCCCGGTGCCGGCCCGGGTGCGGCTCCGGGCGCTGCGCAACCGGCGCACCCGGCATCGACGACGGATGCTGCGCCTCCCGCCCGGGGTTCGGCGCACCCGTCGCCCGGCGGCTCGCCCGTGAGCGTCTCGTCGGTGCTCGCCGTCGCCGGCGCCGCGCTCGTGGCGACCGCGGCCATCGTGTTCGCGTTCCTCACACCCGATCTGGGATTCGGGGTGCGCACGACCGTGATCGCCGCCGTCACCCTCCTGTTCGGCGTCGGCGCATGGCTGCTCGACCGGCGCGGCGCGGGGTTCTCGGCCGAGGCGCTCGCCGCGCTCGCCGCGGTGTTCCTCGTGCTCGACGTGCAGGCGCTCGCCGAGGCGGCACCGACCGGCACGAGCGGCTGGTGGTACGCAGCGGCCGGTACGTCGGTCGCCGCCGCGGCGCTGCTTGGGCTCGGCTGGGCGCTGCGGCTGCGCGCCTGGTGGTGGTCGGGGCTCGTCGGGTTCGCCCTGGTGCCCGCGTTGCTGGGGTTCGCCGCGGGCGACGTGCTCGGCGGACCGCTGGAGCCGTCGACCCGGCCGGTGTGGGCGTGGGCGGTCGGCTTGGCCGGGGCGGCCGCGGCCGCGGTCGCCGCGCGTCGGACGCTTCGCCGGGCGGCGCGGCGGTTCGAGAGCCCCCTGCGGGGAACCCGCGTCACGCTCGACGTGATGCAGGCGGCGGCCACCGTGTGCGTCGCGCCGCTCATCGCGATCGCCTGGCTGGGCGACGCCCGGGCAGGGGCCCTCGGCGGGTCGGCGCTCATCGCCGGCCTCGCCCTGCTCGCAGGAGTGTCGGGGGTGCGCGGCGCGATCCGGTTCTGGAGCTGGTCGGCCGGCGCGCTCGCCGCGGTCGCGGCAGCGCTCGCAGTGTGCGCCCTGCCGGTGCCGACGGTGTGGTTCCTCGCGATCGTGCCGGCCGCGGCCGCAGCCGTCGCCGCGCTCGCCGGCTGGGTTCCCGCCGGGTGGGCGCTCGTCTCCCGTGCGCAACGATCGGATCCGAACGGATGGCTCGCCGCAGGCGGCGCCCTGCGCGTGCGCGGTGTCCGGGCGGGAGCGATGACCATCGCGCTCGCGAGCATCCTGCCCGCGCTGGAGGGGCTCGTCGCGACCGCCGGGTCGGCGCTCGTCGCACTCGGTGCCCGATCCGGCGGGCTGCGAATCACCCAACCCGTCCGGCGTGTCGGATCATCCACCGTCACCGGGCTGCCCGCCGATGCGGGGCTGGCGATGCTGCTCGGCGTCGCGGCCGTCGCGGTGGGCATCGCGGCACTCGGGTTCGCGGTGCAGCGCGCCGGCGAGGCATCCGCCGCCTTCGCCCGCGGAGCCTTCGCGACGGCCGGATGGATCGCGGCCGCCGCGGCCACGCTGCTGACCGGATGGACCGGGCTCCTGCCGTGGGGGCAAGCGCTCGTCGGCATCGCGGTCGCACTGGTCGCGACCGGGCTCGTGCTCGCGAGGCCCGGACGGGCGACCGGCGGCGCGCTCGGCAACGCGTCGGGTGCGATGCGCGCGCCCCTCACCGTGCTCGCCCACCTCGCCCTCATCACGGCGGCGATGCTGAGCTGGGCCGACCCGGCGACGGTCGTGCCGGTCGGTGCGGGTCTCGCCGCGACGCTGCTCGTCGTCGCCCGCACACTGCCGCGAGGCATCCGGCCCGTCCATCTCGCCGTCGCGTACGCGTACGCCCTCGTGCTGCTCGCGACCGCCCTCGGCCGGGCCGGGCTCGACATCCTCGCGGTCATCAGCCTCACCGCGACCGCCGCGTCGCTGACCGCACTCGTCGTCACCCTGCTGCCGCAGGTCGGCGCACGCGTCTGGCAGGCGGTGCTCGCGGTCACGGCCGTACCGTTCGTCATCGGCGTCGCGTCGGTGCTGGTCGAGCGCAGCGGGTGGACGGCGCTGTCGACCGGGGTCACCGTCGTGCTCGCGTTCGCGCTCGTGCTCACCCGGCGGCCCGGCCTGCACCTGCTCGTGCGCGGTGCCGCCGCGGCGCTCATCGTGCCGGCGCTCGCCGTGGTCGTCGTGAGTCTCGGCGCCCAACTGCTCGAATCGAGCGGATCGCCCGTCGTGCTTCCCGTCGTCGCGGTGATCGTCGCGCTCGCGCTCGCGACGTCGGCGGCGGGCCAGCGGGTCGTCACGGCCCGCGGCCTCACGCCGGCCGCGGCCGCCGACCTGCGCATCTGGTTCGAAGTCGCGACGTTCACGACCGGCGCGATCGCGGTCGTGCTGGCGTACGTGCGCGAGGCGGCCGGCCTCGGCACCGCCGTCGCCGTGCTCGTCGTGCTCGGATTCGGGGCGGCGGCCGCGCGCGTCGTCGCGGGCCGCCGGTACGGCTGGTGGATCGCGGCCGCCTGCTGGACGGGTGCGCTCTGGACGGTCTGGGCGATGCTCGGCATCGACGTCGTCGAGCCGTACACGCTGCCGCCGGCCCTCGCGGCGGCGGTCGTCGCGGCGGTGCTCGTGGCCCGCACGCGGCGCGGCGGCGCCCTGTTCGGCTGGGCGACCGCGGTCGCGCTGGCGCCGTCGCTGCTCGTGCTGGCGTTCGGTGCGCCGAACACGGGGTTCGGCGACGCGTCGTCCGTCGCGTCCTCCGTCGCGTCCTCCGTCGTGGTCGCGTGGCGCACCTGGGCGCTGCTCGCCGCAGCGATCCTGCTCGTCGCGGTCGGTGCGCGCCTCGCGACGGCCGGCCGCTTCGGCGCGTTGCGCACTCCGCTGCTGGTCGGCGGGGGTGCGGCCGCCACGGCCGGCGCGCTGCAGGCGGTGCGCTGGGGAATCGGCATCGACGCACTGCCCGGATGGTTCGCCGGCACGTCGGGCGGAGCATCCGTGATGGCTCCGGTGCTGGCGCTCTCGGTCGTGGCCGCCGCCCTCGCCGCGCTCGCGGCGCGGGCACTGCGCACCGGGGTGCCCGCGGAGCATCCGCTCGCCCTCACCCGATGGCTCTCCGCGCCCGCGCTGGTGATGCTCGCCGCCGGGCCGATCACCGCCATCCGCCGCGAATGGTTCGCGATCTGGACTCTCTGGGCGCTGATGGCCGTGCTCCTCGTGCTCGCCGTAGCGACCGTCGCGCGGGCGCGCGGTGCGCGGCCGGTGCTGCCCCCGTTCTGGTTCACGTACGCGCTCGCGTGGGCGGTCGGCGTCGCCGGATGGAGCGCGCGCGACCTGCGCGTCGAGGCGTTCTCGCTGCCGCTCGGGCTCGCGGTCGTCGCCGCCGGGGTCATCGGGCTGCGGGCCGCCGGGGCTGCCGGGCTGCGGGCCGCCGGCCCGCTCGCGTCGCCCGTGCGGGCATCGCTGAACTCGTGGCCGCTCGGATTCAGCGGATCGTGGCCCCTGTTGGCGCCCGGCATCGTGCTCACCCTGCTGCCGTCGGTGCTCGCCACCGGCACCGACCCGCAGCTCTACCGGCCGATCCTGGTGATCGCGCTCGCGCTCGTCGCGATCCTCGTGGGGTCGTCGCGCCGGCTCGCCGCGCCGTTCGTGCTCGGCCTCGCGGTGCTGCCGCTCGAGAACATCGTCGTGTTCGGCGCCCAGCTCGACCGCACCGTCGGCGCGATGCCGTGGTGGATCACCCTCGCGACCGCCGGCGCCGTGCTGCTCGCGATCGCCGCCGGAGCCGAGCGTCGCACGAGCCGCGGCGGCGTGGCGGCCCGGCTGCGCGAGCTGCGCTGA
- a CDS encoding helix-turn-helix domain-containing protein: MPRVPSAAAAHIGKRIAAARASRGVTQDWLAVESGIDSSNIRGYESGRAMVSVHTLMRIADALDVPPGDLLDGLTLDLFDEVAARRQKAG; this comes from the coding sequence ATGCCCCGCGTCCCATCAGCCGCAGCTGCCCATATCGGCAAGCGGATCGCGGCCGCGCGGGCGTCGCGGGGAGTGACGCAGGACTGGCTGGCCGTCGAGAGCGGCATCGACTCGTCCAACATCCGCGGCTACGAGAGCGGGCGAGCGATGGTGAGCGTGCATACGCTCATGCGGATCGCCGACGCACTCGACGTACCGCCCGGAGACCTGCTCGACGGGCTCACGCTCGACCTCTTCGACGAGGTGGCCGCGCGCCGGCAGAAGGCGGGCTGA
- a CDS encoding DNA/RNA non-specific endonuclease — protein MGFDGRFLGVQAAMPRVETDASGAPPTVALDYLHFTVVLDPVRRLARVTGVNVDGAALVDLARGDDWRLDERIPADWQAGPEIYVRNDLDRGHLVRRRDPVWGPPQVAARANADTFHYPNAAPQAAGFNQSAELWLGLEDHVLAFADVNDLRLSVFTAPFLEPDDPPYRGIRVPLRFWKVVAWVRDEVLATAGFVLDQSPLVDVERGVRPGASDRSTAPDLGPFRTFQAPVADIAAIAGLAMPGLVAADRMPRTVAAAGWKRVREPADLLL, from the coding sequence ATGGGATTCGACGGGCGGTTCCTCGGGGTGCAGGCGGCGATGCCGCGGGTCGAGACGGATGCATCGGGGGCGCCCCCGACCGTCGCGCTCGACTACCTGCACTTCACGGTCGTGCTCGATCCGGTGCGCCGGCTCGCACGCGTGACGGGGGTGAACGTCGACGGCGCGGCCCTGGTCGATCTTGCGCGCGGCGACGACTGGCGGCTCGACGAACGCATCCCCGCCGACTGGCAGGCCGGGCCCGAGATCTACGTGCGCAACGACCTCGACCGGGGCCATCTCGTGCGCCGTCGCGACCCGGTGTGGGGGCCGCCGCAGGTCGCCGCGCGGGCGAACGCCGACACGTTCCATTACCCGAACGCGGCGCCCCAGGCGGCCGGGTTCAACCAGTCAGCCGAGCTGTGGCTCGGGCTCGAAGACCACGTGCTGGCCTTCGCCGACGTCAACGACTTGCGGTTGTCGGTGTTCACGGCGCCGTTCCTCGAGCCCGACGACCCGCCGTACCGGGGCATCCGCGTGCCGTTGCGCTTCTGGAAGGTGGTCGCGTGGGTGCGCGACGAGGTGCTCGCGACGGCCGGCTTCGTGCTCGACCAGTCGCCGCTCGTCGACGTCGAGCGCGGCGTCCGGCCCGGAGCATCCGATCGGTCGACCGCGCCCGACCTCGGGCCGTTCCGCACCTTCCAAGCGCCGGTCGCCGACATCGCCGCGATCGCCGGGCTCGCGATGCCCGGCCTCGTCGCGGCCGATCGGATGCCCCGCACCGTCGCCGCGGCCGGATGGAAGCGCGTGCGCGAACCCGCCGACCTGCTGCTGTAG
- a CDS encoding cation diffusion facilitator family transporter, producing the protein MAGTIGTTKTDAPNESLITVLIAFAANALIAIAKTVAAVLTGSASMVAETAHSWADTGNEVFLYVAERRSKRRADTMHPFGYGKEAYVWSMFAAFGLFTVGAVVSVWHGFSELADPEPAGDFGIAYAVLGISALLEGVSFLRSVRQARHDARERHTDTLRHIVDSSNPTLRAVFFEDAAALIGLALAFGGILLHQLTGSAVFDAIGSILVGVLLGVVAILLIGRNRDFLVGVMVDPRARDAVLREVLADPRIDRVTRLHIEFLGPSSVLVIAAIDLAGDAAEHDVAAVLHEIERAILAHDRVGAVVLTLSAPGEAALLPEQ; encoded by the coding sequence ATGGCGGGAACCATCGGGACCACGAAGACGGATGCTCCGAACGAGAGCCTGATCACCGTGCTGATCGCGTTCGCGGCGAATGCGCTCATCGCGATCGCCAAGACGGTCGCGGCCGTGCTGACGGGGTCGGCGTCCATGGTCGCCGAGACCGCGCACTCGTGGGCCGACACCGGCAACGAGGTGTTCCTCTACGTCGCCGAGCGGCGGTCGAAGCGGCGCGCCGACACCATGCACCCGTTCGGTTACGGCAAGGAGGCGTACGTCTGGTCGATGTTCGCCGCGTTCGGGCTGTTCACCGTCGGCGCGGTCGTGTCGGTCTGGCACGGCTTCTCGGAACTCGCCGACCCCGAACCGGCCGGCGACTTCGGCATCGCGTACGCCGTGCTCGGCATCTCGGCATTGCTCGAGGGCGTGTCGTTCCTGCGTTCGGTGCGGCAGGCGCGCCACGACGCGCGTGAGCGCCACACCGACACGCTGCGGCACATCGTCGACAGCTCGAATCCGACTCTGCGCGCGGTGTTCTTCGAGGACGCCGCCGCCCTCATCGGCCTCGCCCTCGCGTTCGGCGGCATCCTGCTGCACCAGCTCACGGGGTCGGCGGTGTTCGACGCGATCGGGTCGATCCTCGTCGGCGTGCTGCTCGGCGTCGTCGCGATCCTGCTCATCGGGCGCAACCGCGACTTCCTCGTCGGCGTGATGGTCGACCCGCGCGCCCGCGATGCGGTGCTGCGCGAGGTACTCGCCGACCCTCGCATCGACCGGGTGACGAGGTTGCACATCGAGTTCCTCGGCCCGTCGTCGGTGCTCGTCATCGCGGCGATCGACCTCGCCGGCGATGCGGCCGAGCACGATGTCGCCGCGGTGCTCCACGAGATCGAGCGCGCCATCCTCGCGCACGACCGGGTCGGCGCGGTAGTGCTCACCCTGTCGGCCCCCGGCGAGGCGGCACTGCTCCCCGAGCAGTGA
- a CDS encoding NAD(P)-dependent oxidoreductase: MATIGWIGLGHMGGPMSAHLVEAGHVVRGFDLDPAANDLAAAAGVITCDSIGDAVAEADAVFTSLPRNEHVREVYAGVGGIWASAPATALLLDTSTVDVETSRWCHDESAARGFAFVDAPISGGVGGAASASLTFMLGGDPAAVAAARPLVEPMAGHVFDLGGPTLGIAAKLANNLMLFVSLLGVAEGAALAASLGLDARRFFEVASVSSGESWPLRTWYPAPGVVESSPANRNYAATFSTALAEKDLSFALAAGEASGLDLPAAAIALGQFRELIAEGYGGLDCSLVAKHPSPDGSVAGFDPGA; this comes from the coding sequence ATGGCGACCATCGGATGGATCGGACTGGGGCACATGGGCGGGCCGATGTCGGCCCATCTCGTCGAGGCGGGCCACGTGGTGCGCGGGTTCGACCTGGATCCCGCCGCGAACGACCTCGCTGCGGCCGCCGGTGTCATCACGTGCGACAGCATCGGCGACGCCGTCGCGGAGGCCGACGCCGTGTTCACGTCGCTGCCGCGCAACGAGCACGTGCGCGAGGTCTACGCCGGGGTCGGCGGGATCTGGGCGTCGGCACCCGCGACCGCGCTGCTGCTGGACACGTCGACCGTCGACGTCGAGACGTCCCGGTGGTGCCACGACGAGTCGGCCGCGCGCGGATTCGCGTTCGTCGACGCGCCGATCTCGGGCGGCGTGGGCGGAGCGGCATCCGCCTCGCTGACCTTCATGCTCGGCGGCGACCCGGCCGCGGTCGCTGCCGCCCGCCCGCTGGTCGAGCCGATGGCGGGGCACGTCTTCGACCTCGGCGGGCCGACGCTGGGGATCGCGGCGAAGCTCGCGAACAACCTGATGTTGTTCGTGTCGCTGCTGGGCGTCGCCGAGGGCGCGGCGCTCGCCGCCTCGCTCGGGCTCGACGCGCGCCGGTTCTTCGAGGTCGCGTCGGTGTCGTCGGGGGAGTCGTGGCCGCTGCGGACCTGGTACCCCGCGCCCGGCGTCGTGGAGTCGAGCCCCGCGAATCGCAACTACGCCGCGACGTTCTCGACGGCGCTCGCCGAGAAGGACTTGTCGTTCGCGCTGGCGGCGGGCGAGGCATCCGGGCTCGACCTGCCGGCCGCGGCGATCGCGCTCGGCCAGTTCCGCGAGCTCATCGCCGAGGGATACGGCGGGCTCGACTGCAGCCTGGTGGCGAAGCATCCGTCGCCGGATGGGAGCGTTGCGGGGTTCGACCCGGGGGCGTGA
- a CDS encoding N-6 DNA methylase → MVEERLVKSRQRVADHGEVFTPRWLVDDMLDLVKGETERIDSRFLEPACGSGNFLVPILERKLAAVQARHGRSDFEKRHYALFALMCVYGIELLADNAAECRENLAGTFARYLKVDASSEWSRAAAAVLAANIVQGDALKMTDASGEPITFPEWGYLGRGKYQRRDFHYANLTQRASFQGTLFDAFEEHEVFTPVRTYPVMTVAELDRPLVEPVETARPLVEPVETEDAQ, encoded by the coding sequence GTGGTCGAGGAGCGGTTGGTCAAGTCGCGCCAGCGCGTCGCCGATCACGGCGAGGTGTTCACGCCCCGGTGGCTGGTCGACGACATGCTCGACCTGGTCAAGGGTGAGACCGAGCGCATCGACTCGCGCTTTCTCGAGCCGGCGTGCGGGTCGGGCAACTTCCTCGTGCCGATCCTCGAGCGCAAGCTCGCCGCGGTGCAGGCCCGCCACGGGCGCAGTGACTTCGAGAAGCGGCACTACGCCCTGTTCGCGCTGATGTGCGTGTACGGCATCGAACTGCTGGCGGACAACGCGGCCGAGTGCCGCGAGAACCTCGCGGGTACTTTCGCCCGGTATCTGAAGGTGGATGCTTCGAGCGAATGGTCGCGCGCGGCCGCAGCCGTCCTCGCCGCGAACATCGTGCAGGGCGACGCCCTCAAGATGACGGATGCCTCCGGCGAGCCGATCACGTTCCCCGAGTGGGGCTACCTCGGGCGCGGCAAGTACCAGCGGCGCGACTTCCACTACGCGAACCTCACCCAGCGGGCATCGTTCCAGGGCACGCTCTTCGACGCGTTCGAAGAGCACGAGGTGTTCACGCCGGTGCGTACCTACCCGGTGATGACCGTCGCGGAGCTCGACCGTCCGCTGGTTGAGCCTGTCGAAACCGCGCGTCCGCTGGTTGAGCCTGTCGAAACCGAGGACGCGCAGTGA
- a CDS encoding SDR family oxidoreductase, producing the protein MSSKRILFLGGTGVISSACVARAIEAGHDVTVLNRGGSSAKRPLPEGMRALTADLRDAASVDAALRQAGSDATGRDFDVVCQFLAFTPDHVQADLDRFEGRIGQYVFISSASAYQKPPSRLPITESTPLRNPFWQYSRDKIACEDLLVGAYRDRGFPATIVRPSHTYDRTLLPTMGHWTDLARMRAGKPVVVHGDGTSLWTLTHARDFAVAFAGLLGHPAAIGEAFHITGDHTPTWNQIYGWLADALDVEADLVHVASETIAAVRPEWGPGLVGDKAHSVVFDNAKVKALVPSFSTTVTFDEGAREIVEWFEANPAEQVVDPDADAAFDRLVSFARAR; encoded by the coding sequence ATGAGCTCCAAGCGCATCCTCTTCCTCGGCGGCACCGGCGTCATCAGTTCGGCGTGCGTCGCACGCGCGATCGAGGCCGGTCACGACGTCACGGTGCTCAACCGCGGCGGGTCGTCGGCCAAGCGACCGCTGCCCGAGGGGATGCGGGCGCTCACGGCCGACCTGCGGGATGCGGCGTCGGTCGATGCGGCACTGCGCCAGGCAGGGTCGGATGCCACGGGCCGCGACTTCGACGTGGTCTGCCAGTTCCTCGCGTTCACGCCCGACCACGTGCAGGCCGACCTCGATCGCTTCGAGGGCCGGATCGGGCAGTACGTGTTCATCTCGTCGGCATCGGCGTACCAGAAGCCGCCGAGCCGCCTGCCGATCACCGAGTCGACGCCGCTGCGCAACCCGTTCTGGCAGTACTCGCGCGATAAGATCGCCTGCGAAGACCTGCTCGTCGGCGCCTACCGCGACCGTGGGTTCCCGGCGACGATCGTGCGCCCGTCGCACACCTACGACCGCACGCTGCTGCCGACGATGGGGCACTGGACCGACCTCGCGCGCATGCGCGCCGGCAAGCCGGTCGTCGTGCACGGCGACGGCACCAGCCTCTGGACGCTCACCCACGCCCGCGACTTCGCCGTCGCGTTCGCGGGGCTGCTCGGCCACCCGGCCGCGATCGGCGAGGCGTTCCACATCACCGGTGACCACACGCCCACCTGGAATCAGATCTACGGATGGCTCGCCGACGCACTCGACGTCGAGGCCGACCTGGTGCACGTGGCATCCGAGACCATCGCGGCCGTCAGACCCGAGTGGGGGCCCGGCCTCGTCGGCGACAAGGCGCACTCGGTGGTGTTCGACAATGCGAAGGTGAAGGCGCTCGTGCCATCGTTCTCGACGACGGTGACCTTCGACGAGGGCGCGCGCGAGATCGTCGAGTGGTTCGAGGCGAACCCGGCTGAACAGGTCGTCGACCCCGACGCCGATGCCGCCTTCGACCGCCTGGTGTCGTTCGCCCGAGCCCGGTAG